One window of the Natrinema sp. CBA1119 genome contains the following:
- a CDS encoding AAA family ATPase, with protein sequence MVEANTQLLGGAAVTVFLALLFFGVVVLWDVALALRSVGDKIDKLEDNIDDDLTDIAHHLDGMSNARGGGGGTQLHLSGGTISSGPGPNQPQQAPQAGPQQAPQAGPQQAPQAGHQQGQPTADPPDGVGPQPQSSSQQAERQSAAARRAEEPDEETASSERADPTESPGSDADDPQSDDRADGAADDERSADESATDADSDADDEPSGHPRAERSRGRFITSPDRTAWYATPLDREAIAAARPTIAGALTDGSDDGIDDSDVIAAGPVGSSTGAETHVAAGETVPRDTADGETDDAADGREASDAASETAERADSEPRESGEGEDGDAVDDEADGGLDTVAESSDPPDDLDSLSFDDLTEDADVPAEGAKPAAVDDESADAESADDEFADAESEIANPDDPDRSDVPDIVDDSTEPAPADEEPSLEDDAASDSGGAAVTESDADGAATADALSPFEFDEDEFEAEDVSVEDAVDTMNENAPAPELSSHRFDVTAEETGGGGAMVTLAFEPDTIEIEGSTKRLLQYQLQSFADRESTPAADVTIGRDRIVIEIADSEGTAIQRWGEAAVSIVDRTLYLSDNSPDS encoded by the coding sequence ATGGTCGAAGCCAACACGCAGCTTCTCGGCGGAGCCGCCGTTACCGTTTTCCTCGCGCTCCTGTTTTTCGGCGTCGTCGTCCTCTGGGACGTGGCCCTCGCTCTGCGAAGCGTCGGCGACAAGATCGACAAGCTCGAGGACAACATCGACGACGATCTGACGGATATCGCTCACCACCTCGACGGAATGTCCAACGCGCGGGGCGGTGGTGGAGGAACGCAACTGCATCTCAGCGGCGGCACGATTAGCTCCGGTCCGGGCCCGAATCAGCCCCAACAGGCACCGCAGGCGGGACCGCAGCAAGCGCCACAGGCCGGACCCCAGCAGGCACCACAGGCCGGCCACCAACAGGGACAACCGACGGCCGATCCGCCGGACGGAGTCGGTCCACAGCCACAGTCCTCTTCCCAGCAGGCCGAACGGCAGTCGGCTGCGGCTCGCCGTGCGGAGGAACCGGACGAGGAGACGGCCTCGAGCGAGAGGGCAGACCCCACCGAATCGCCGGGATCGGACGCGGACGATCCGCAGTCGGACGACCGGGCCGACGGGGCGGCTGACGACGAGCGCTCCGCTGACGAATCGGCAACGGACGCCGACTCCGACGCCGACGACGAACCGTCCGGACACCCGCGAGCCGAGCGTAGTCGCGGTCGGTTCATCACGTCGCCGGATCGAACCGCCTGGTACGCCACGCCACTGGATCGCGAGGCGATCGCGGCGGCCCGGCCGACGATCGCCGGCGCACTCACGGATGGATCTGACGACGGAATCGACGACTCCGACGTGATCGCAGCGGGACCGGTCGGCTCGAGCACGGGGGCCGAGACGCACGTCGCTGCTGGCGAGACAGTACCGAGAGACACGGCCGACGGAGAAACGGACGATGCGGCCGACGGTCGGGAGGCCTCGGACGCGGCGTCCGAGACGGCCGAGCGAGCGGACTCCGAACCGCGCGAATCGGGCGAGGGAGAAGACGGAGATGCGGTCGACGACGAAGCCGATGGGGGGCTCGACACCGTCGCCGAGTCCTCGGACCCACCTGATGACCTCGATTCGCTTTCGTTTGACGATCTGACCGAGGACGCCGACGTCCCAGCGGAGGGAGCGAAACCGGCAGCCGTCGACGACGAATCCGCTGACGCCGAATCCGCTGACGATGAGTTCGCTGACGCCGAATCCGAGATCGCGAACCCGGACGATCCGGATCGCTCCGATGTCCCCGACATCGTCGACGATTCGACCGAGCCCGCGCCGGCGGACGAGGAGCCCTCGCTCGAGGACGACGCGGCGTCCGACTCCGGTGGGGCGGCTGTCACGGAATCCGACGCGGACGGCGCGGCTACCGCGGACGCGCTGTCGCCGTTCGAGTTCGACGAGGACGAATTCGAGGCCGAGGACGTGTCCGTCGAGGACGCCGTCGACACGATGAACGAGAACGCGCCAGCACCGGAGCTCTCGAGCCACCGCTTCGACGTGACGGCCGAGGAAACCGGCGGCGGCGGGGCGATGGTGACGCTCGCGTTCGAGCCCGATACGATCGAAATCGAGGGGTCGACGAAGCGACTCCTGCAGTATCAGCTACAGAGCTTCGCGGACCGGGAGTCGACGCCGGCGGCCGACGTGACGATCGGTCGGGACCGGATCGTCATCGAAATCGCCGACTCCGAGGGCACCGCGATTCAGCGGTGGGGCGAAGCGGCCGTCAGCATCGTCGATCGGACGCTGTACCTCTCGGATAACAGCCCCGACAGCTAG
- a CDS encoding HalOD1 output domain-containing protein, whose translation MLLSVDRSDATVSQSVCFDVIAAVAEREGIDPLDLEPPEYEALYDVINPEALDSLFATRENGRQRPTGCVEFPFCGYHITVASDGEVKVSDLE comes from the coding sequence ATGCTACTCTCAGTTGATCGCTCGGACGCGACAGTCTCGCAGTCAGTATGTTTCGACGTTATCGCAGCTGTTGCCGAGCGTGAAGGTATCGATCCCCTCGATCTCGAGCCGCCCGAGTACGAAGCCCTCTACGACGTTATCAATCCCGAAGCGCTCGATTCGCTCTTTGCGACCCGAGAAAACGGCCGACAGCGACCGACCGGCTGCGTCGAATTCCCCTTCTGTGGCTATCATATTACCGTCGCGAGCGACGGCGAGGTCAAGGTTTCCGACCTCGAGTAA
- a CDS encoding ribonuclease H-like domain-containing protein, whose product MRIENSFIPVRGVGETTERRLWENGVTHWDEFDGSVVGSTLADRIETFIDEGRTHLERGDVSVFAEALPASSRWRCYENVSAETCFLDIETTGLSADTNNVTTVSLHQDGETKTFVRDRDLSSDRLERELTDAALLVTFNGQRFDVPFLETCFDVDIDVPHVDLMYPCKKLGLDGGLKAIERELGIDRDMPEISGRDAVRLWHEYERGDDGALETLVEYNRADTRNMEPLMEIVADRLHETVFEAAIADE is encoded by the coding sequence GTGCGAATCGAGAACAGCTTCATACCCGTCCGCGGGGTCGGCGAAACCACCGAACGACGCCTCTGGGAGAACGGCGTCACCCACTGGGACGAGTTCGACGGCAGCGTCGTCGGCTCGACGCTCGCCGACCGGATCGAGACCTTCATCGACGAGGGGCGGACCCACCTCGAGCGCGGGGATGTCTCCGTCTTTGCGGAGGCGCTCCCGGCATCGAGTCGCTGGCGGTGCTACGAGAACGTCAGCGCGGAGACCTGCTTTCTGGACATCGAGACGACTGGACTGAGTGCCGACACGAACAACGTGACGACCGTCAGCCTCCACCAGGACGGGGAGACGAAGACGTTCGTCAGGGACCGCGATCTGTCGAGCGACCGCCTCGAGCGCGAACTCACTGACGCCGCCCTGCTCGTCACTTTCAACGGGCAGCGCTTCGACGTTCCGTTCCTCGAGACGTGTTTCGACGTCGACATCGACGTTCCCCACGTCGATCTCATGTATCCCTGCAAAAAGCTGGGGCTCGACGGCGGACTGAAGGCGATCGAACGGGAACTCGGCATCGACCGGGACATGCCGGAGATCAGCGGGCGCGATGCCGTCCGTCTCTGGCACGAGTACGAACGCGGCGACGACGGGGCCCTCGAGACGCTCGTCGAGTACAACCGTGCTGACACCCGCAACATGGAGCCGCTGATGGAAATCGTCGCGGATCGGCTCCACGAGACCGTTTTCGAGGCCGCGATAGCGGACGAGTGA
- a CDS encoding thioesterase family protein, whose amino-acid sequence MTDFSYEASVDVRLRDIDFMGHVNNATYATYLEQAREAYFRDVLDVSLAETDTVLVSLELEYARPIEAGDDVTVALRVGDLGTSSLPMEYEIRAGGSRAATATTVQVLIDPETGESRPLPTEWRTRIEQRE is encoded by the coding sequence ATGACCGATTTTAGCTACGAGGCGTCCGTCGACGTGCGACTCCGCGATATCGATTTCATGGGTCATGTTAACAATGCAACGTATGCCACCTACCTCGAGCAGGCGCGGGAGGCCTACTTCAGGGACGTACTCGACGTTTCGCTGGCCGAGACCGACACCGTCCTCGTGAGCCTCGAGCTCGAGTACGCACGGCCGATCGAGGCGGGCGACGACGTCACGGTCGCGCTCCGCGTCGGGGATCTGGGAACGTCGAGTCTGCCGATGGAGTACGAGATCCGCGCGGGCGGATCGCGTGCGGCGACGGCGACTACCGTCCAGGTGCTCATCGACCCGGAAACGGGGGAGTCGCGACCGCTCCCGACCGAGTGGCGAACGCGAATCGAGCAGCGAGAGTAG